The genomic region GCCTCTTCAGAAACAGTGGTATTAGAACCATTATCGAAGAATCAACACAAGAAATTAATACGATGCGATATGAATAAGACTTCAAAACACAGACCCCGTTAAGTACTAGTTAAGAAACGTGAATAACAGGGCATCCCTGGGGGCTCGGAGCTAAAGGCTGTGCCTGCCAATGAGAGGACACGACttccatccctgatccaagaagatcccagGGCTCAGGAGCAACTAAGGCCACGCAACACAACCACCGAGCCTGGGAGCCGCCACTCCTGAAGCCCAGAGCCCCGAGAGCCCGGGCTCCCAACAATAGAGgtcactgcagcgagaagcctgtGCCCGCGACGGGAGAGGAACCCTGCGTCCCGAGcaacaacaaagatccagcacagccagaattaatggatttaaacaataaaatacataCCGGGGCTGAGAAACTGCCATTGAGGAATCGTAGTGATGGAGTGAGATGCTGGGCGATAAAGCAACAGCCAGGCCTGTCCGTCTCCAAAGAACCACTGATTGTGTGGAGATCGGAAGACAGCCTGAGGGTGTTGGGGGAAGGACTTTCCAGACAGCGGAGGAAAACCCTAAAACCAGACTCCAAAGCCAGTTGGGCTTGGTGTGGTCAGGTGTGCCAGGTGGCTGGGGAGTGGAGGAGAAGGTAGAGAGTGTGAGGAGTGGTGCCCTCCGAGGGTGTGAGAAAGGATTTGGAtttgccaagggaatatttcatgcaaggatgggcacaataaaggacagaactggtatgGACCCAAgacaagcagaagaaattaagaagaggtgccaagaatacacagaactacacaaaaaagatcttcacgacccagataatcccgaaggtgtgatcactcacctagagccagacatcctggaatgtgaagtcaagtgggccttaggaagaatcactatgaacaaagctagtggacgtgatggaattccagttgagctatttcaaatcctcaggCATAATGCTGTGAGAGTGTTGCACTCAATaagtcagtaaatttggaaaactcagcagtggccacaggactggaaaaggtcagtttccatttcaatcccatagaatgttcaaactactgcacaattgcactcatctcacacactagctaaataatgctcaaaattctccaagcactCTTCAACAGTACATCAACCATGAActctcagatgttcaagctggatttagaaaaggcagaggaaccggagatcaaattccaacatcaattggatcattgaaaaagcaagagcattccagagaaacatctacttctgctttattgactatgccaaagcctttgactgtgtggatcacaagaaactgtggaaaattgttggacaggaataccagacttcctgagctgcctcctgagaaatctgtatgcaggacaggaagcaacagttagaactggacttggaacaaaggactgattccaaatcggaaaggagtacgtcaaggctgtatattgtcaccctgcttatgtaacttatatgcagagtacatcatgagacaagctgggctggatgaaacacaagctggaatcaagatttgcaggagaaatatcaataacctcagacatgcagatgacaccatccttatggcagaaagtgaagaagaaccaaagagtctCCTGATAAATGTGAAGGAGGAGGCTTAAAAATTTggattaaaactcagcattcagaaaactaagatcatggcatccggtcccatcctttcatggcaaatagatagggaaacagtggaaacagtgagagaatttattttcaggggcggcggtagggctccaaaatcactgcagatggtgattgcagccatgaaattaaaagactctggccccttggaagaaaagttatgaccaacctagacagcatcttaacaAACAGAGaaattacttagccaacaaaggtccagctagtcaaagctatggtttttccagtagtcatgtatggatgtgagagctggacttaGAGCTGAGAggtgaaaaactgatgcttttgaaccctggtattggagaagactgttgagtgtcctttggactgcaaggagatccaaccagtccatctgaaaggaaatcagtcctgaatattcattggaaggactgacactgaagctgaaactccaatactttggccacctgatgtaaagaactgacacatttgaaaagaccctgatgctgggcaagattgaaggcaggaggggaaggggacgacagaggatgagatgcttggatggcatctctgactcaatggatatgagtttgagtaaactccgggagttggcgatggacagggtggcctgatgtgctgcgtttcatggggcctcaaagagtctgacacgactgagctactgaactgaactgaactgaacccatagaTGCAAGAAGTAGATGAATGGATTGACAAGGGTAAGGGAGGAGGTGGGCAGAGAATGGGGAGGGACTTTTCATGATTCACATTTTGTTCTTGGGGTGATGAAAAGAGTTGGAAGTAGACAACATTGACAGCTGCACAAAATTGTGAATGAAGTTGGTGGAACAAGATCGTACACTTTATAAAAGAGTCAAAATTGTATGTTGTGTGTTTCATGACCATAACAAGTATGTGATCAGGAACTTGATTCTCTTTGGATCCTTTTGTGCGACCCTTCCTTGGAGCTAATAAATACCCTAGTGACAGCAAGGAAACGTTTTGGGTGGACAATCTGTGCTTAATGTTTCCAACGTCACTATACTACATGGAATTCAGTGTTTAAATAAGCTTCCtcgtattttttttccccagaagaatGACTGAGAGCCTTGCCTGGTGGCTTGTCTTGACTGAATAATATAAAAACTGGCATTGCTGTTCATATCCATTTGAGGAGTCTCACACACTGTAAATTTCTTGAAAGTACAGCAAAGAACAACATAGTCCCAGACTACAGAAATCAAAATCTAGGGAGCCTTTCAgacatttcaacatttttttcccGAAAAGGTGGATGTCAGAAGAATGATGGATGGACTAATGTCCATTCAATATGAAAGAGTGTAGCAGTGAGGGAATGGTATTGGGTATTGGGATGAGGAATGTAGAGGAGATGGAAGGGTGGAATAAAATGAAACTAGTCCTGTTCATTTATCTTTTGCCCCCATTCTTCTGAACAGTGAATACATTGCTGAAGAAAGGTAGAGGAAATCCCTTTACATAGGGGTGAATTGTCATGGGCTTCTAGAAGCATGTGCTCAACATTTTGCTAGTAAGTTCCTCACTCACTATGGCTAAAGAATGTACATTTTTTGTGGGGTCATGGAATAGTCCTAGACAGGCTGTATTCAGAACCACTGGTGTCTGTGCCGCACCAAAGTGTGCTTACTGAAAAGGCAGACTGCCACCCCAAAAGTGGCACATCCCATGCACAACATTCCAGATTCTGACTTCGTCCGAGATCTTGACATGCGGAATTTTAAAagggttgtttagtcgctgagttgtgtccaactctgctattccatggcccaccaggttcttctgtccatcgaattttccaggcaagaatactgcagtgcgttgtccatttccttctgcgagagatcttccgaacccagagtgtgaacccacgtctcctgcattggcaggtagattctttaccactgagccaccagggatgcatAGGCGAACCAAACTGGTTAAAACTTTCAGATACCTATGCTTTGACTCCTTCCAACTCTCCAGGTAAATGAGAAAAGTATATTCTAGACCAGGAAAATCAATCTTACTGCCAAAAAgtgctcgggcttccctggtggtaaagaatctgcctgcaatgtgggagacctggcttcgctccctgggttgggacgatcacatggagaatggaatggctacccactccagtcttctggggtggagaattccatggactgtatatccacagggtcacaaagagctggacatgactgaaagactttcactttacttctttcccagctgagccacaagggaagcccaagaacactgaagtggggagcctatcccttccccagaagagattcctgacccaggaattactccagagtctcctgcatagcagtcacattctttactacctgagctaccagagaagtctaCCACAAAACCAACATGGAGGCCTCTTGGATAAATTGGGTTTATTCTGGTGGAGTGTCCGTGTGAAACTGGATCCATGGATAAACTGGATTATCTAAAATGAGGTCATATAAATGGCTTGACCTGCCCTTACACAATCACTGTGCTGATGGGGAAACAAGCAGGGACACTTGCCATTTCCCCCATCTCTCTATAAATAGAGATGTTTCAGCCCCAGACACGCACTGATAGCCAGTCATCGACTTGAGGAGGCTGAGGGCAAGAGGGCTCAAAGGAGGTAAGTGATGAGTGAGAACGTCTAAGGAGAAGGTTTGGGAAGCAATACAGAAGGAGGTGGTGGGTTTCGGAAGGCGGGTTTTCTACTCACCTTGCATCAGTTCAAAGACCTTGTGAAAGCAGTGGATCTCCCTTAAACGCTTGACTGCCGAGCTCTCTGTGAGGGGGGAAGAACGGACTTGAAACATGTAAAAGGAACTTTGGAAATATAATGGAACATAGATCCTTCGCTttcataaaagacattttaattaaGAGGGCTTTCAGGCTCCCCTTTCCTGCCTCCATCTGATTTATAGGTTTATAAATCACCCTGATTTATAGGGTGTTGCCACCCTCCATGTGGTGGTGTGGTGTGGTGCATTTATTTCACAAGGCTTTCTGAACCTTGGCCCCCTGGACTAAGCAGAGATGTTCATCTGTGTTCATTTGTGTTACCCCACACACAAAAACCTCTCGGATCTACAGAGGAGAACGATATTGTCCCAATTTCCATTTCAGAAAACCGACCCCGGACTTTTGTCCTTTTAGAAATCCGAATCCAAAAATGGGCAGCATGGACTCCTACGAGCAGGTCCAAAAGGGACCCCTGAAGCTCAAAGGAGTCACAGAGCTTGACGTGACCAAGCGGAAGAAGAAAAAGGGCAGAGACAAAGCAAAACTCCTGGAAACGATGGGCAAAATCCAGAAGAAccaggaggaggagctgaggcACCACCTCGATAAGCGGACCCCAGCCCAGGTGGCCTTTGAGAAGGTGCAGGAGAAGCGACAAATGGAGAGGATCCTGAAGAAAGCATCCAAAACCCACAAGCAGAGAGTGCAGGACTTCAACAGACACCTGGACACGCTCATGGAGCACTATGACATTCCTAAAGTCAGCTGGACCAAGTAGCCGCCCCACCAGGAGATGGAGTATTGTCCAGGGGAAGCAGGAAGCAGAGTTGGGTTCATCTCTGGAGCCTTTGGAAACATTCTTTTACACACATCCTTTTGAGTCTTCTGCTGAGCCCGTGCTTATCAAAGTAATGGGCCCTTATACTGGAACTGCATTTAAGAGAGATGGCCCTTtaactctaaattaaaaaaaaaaaaagtgtaacatCCATTTCCAATGGTTCCTGCAGCCTCCAGACCTTTTTGTTCACCAGGAGACCCACATGGGCAAGAAGCCCTACAGCAGTGATCTCTGCCCCAAGAAGTTCCCCCACGACTCTACGCTGCATGCTCACCAGAGGACCCACACCCAAGAGAAGCCTTTCTGCTGAGAGCACTGTGAAAAAGCTTTCGACAACAGTGGGAACCTCAGTGGTCACACTCTGGGCTCGAGCCCTACATGTGCCCCGAGTGTCACCTGCCTTCTGCTCCCTGGGGTGTCTCAAATCCCACCAGGAAACCCATTCGGAACCACTGGCGCAGATATCTGCCCTCGGGTCCAAGTCCTTTCTGCTCCAAGAAGGAAATTCACAATGATTTGTCACTTCTGTAACACAAAGGGTGGATGACATAGGCAGAGCTTCGGAGGATTTTGGGTCCAGGGGCTTCCATTTACATGAATGAGGAGGATATTTGAGTGATGGCTTACCGTTCCCTTTGGATTTTGTGTTCTACTTTAGTATAGCCTGTTTCAAtcagtttttgctttcttttgttattCTTCTACTGAAAGCATGTCTCATTAGTTATCAGTACTTCATCATGAAACTGAGCCTACTGTTGACTGCCTTCCTGTTAGGCGGGACTTCACTGTAAAACTGCATGCTCCTGGCACAGAGGCCAGGTTGTCCAgtagaatttaaatttcaaataaacacatttctGTCAAAGAGTGTCTGCATAGTTTCTAAGACTTTTCTGCAGGGAATAGGTTATAGCCATGGTTTTGCCCTCATGGCTGTTATTATGCTGAGATAGATTCACTCACTCCATACTTGTTTGGGGATTTCTTCCTGAGGTGTTTAGAAAAAGGAAGGCTTCCGAAAGTGATAGGTGTCATTCCTTTTTCCTATTGGCGTACAACTTCTACTCTTCAGAAAGGCTATTAGAAATCGGGTCTTCTCTCACCTTAGCTCAtcagctgattttagaaaagcctTTGAAGACTTTTCTCACAAGAACAGAAAAGACGAGAGGAGTCAAACCGATCTGGCTCCCACCACCATGTCTCTAACTCCGTCAAACCCTCCAGGCAGTGAGACCGAAAATTCACGAGATCATTAAAACCAAGCCGTTCACCCCAAAATGCCGTCCCCAAAGTCCAAAATCAATCAAATCCAAAAGGAAACTGAGGGATTTCCCGAGCGGTCCCGCGGTTGAGACTTAGCGGTCCAGCGGGTGATACTTGGTGCTCCCGCTACAGGCGGTGTGGTTTCCTTCCGCGCTCTGGGAACTGAGATCGCACTTGCCTCCCTGCTTGgccaaaaacagaacaaaaaaaaaatacacagaatctGTCACTAAATCACTATGGAGGCCTCCCAGTGCTCAGGAGCAACTAAGGCCACGCAACACAAGCACCGAGCCTGGGAgccgccactactgaagcccagagcCCCGAGAGCCCGGGCTCCCCACAAGAGAgctcactgcagtgagaagcctgtgcccgcaactagagaggagccctgcgtcacgagcagcaacaaagacccagcacagccagaattaatggatttaaaaaagaaaatacataccgAGGCTGAGAAACTCCTTTTGAGGAATCGTAGTGATGGAGTGAGATGCCGGGCGATAAAGCAACAGCCAGGCCTGTCCGTCTCCAAAGAACCACTGATTGTGTTGAGATCTGAAGATAGCTTGAGCGTGTCGGGGGAAGGACTTTCTAGACAGTGGAAGAAAACCCTAAAACTAGACTGCAAAACCAGTTGGGCTTGGTATGGTCAGGTGTGCAAGGTGGCTGGGAAGTGGAGGAGAAGGTAGAGAGTGTGAGGAGCACTGCCCTCCGAGGGTGTGAGAAAGGATTTGGATTtgccaagggaagatttcatgcaaggatggggaCAATacaggacacaaatggtatggacccaagagaagcagaagatattaagaagagatggcaagaatacacagaagaaccatacaaaaaagatcttcatgacccagataatcccaaaggtgtgatcactcacctagagccagacatcctggaatgtgaagtcaagtgggccttaggaagaatcactatgaacaaagctagtggaggtgatggaattccaggtgagctatttcaaatcctcaggcatgatgctgtgaaagtgttgcactcaagaagtcaagaaatttggaaaactcagccatggccacaggactggaaaagttcagtttccatttcaatcccatagaatgctcaaactactgcacaattgcactcatctcacacgctagctaaataatgctcaaaattctccaagcactCTTCAACAGTACATCAACCATGAActctcagatgttcaagctggatttagaaaaggcagaggaacctgagatcaaattgccaacatcaattagatcattgaaaaagcaagagcattccagagaaacatctacttctgctttattgactatgccaaagcctttgactgtgtggatcacaagaaactgtggaaaattgttggacaggaataccagacttcctgagctgcctcctgagaaatctgtatgcaggtcaggaagcaacagttagaactggacttggaacaaaggactgattccaaatcggaaaggagtacgtcaaggctgtatattgtcaccctgcttatgtaacttatatgcagagtacatcatgagacaagctgggctggatgaaacacaagctggaatcaagatttgcaggagaaatatcaataaccacagacacgcagatgacaccgtccttatggcagaaagcgaagaagaaccaaagagtctcctgataaaagtgaaggagaaggGTTAAACATTtggcgtaaaactcaacattcagaaaactaagatcatggcatctggtcccatcctttcatggcaaatagatggggaaacagtgagagaatttattttcaggggtGGCggtagggctccaaaatcactgcagatggtgactgcagccatgaaattaaaagactctggctccttggaagaaaagttatgaccaacctagacagcatattaaaaaactgagaaattaCTTAGCAAACAAAGgcccagctagtcaaagctatggtttttccaatagtcatgtacagatgtgagagctggacttaGAGCTGAGAggtgaaaaactgatgcttttgaaccctggtgttggaaaagactgttgagtgtcctgtggactgcaaggagatccaaccagtccatcttaaaagaaatccgtcctgaatattcattggaaggactgacgctgaagcggaaactccaatactttggccacctgatgtaaagaactgacacatttgaaaagaccctgatgctgggcaagattgaaggcaggaggggaaggggacgacagaggatgagatggttggatggcatcatcgactcaatagacatgagtttgagtaaactccgggagttggcgatggacagggtggcctgatgtgctgcgtttcatggggcctcaaagagtctgacacgactgagcaactgaactgaactgaacacatagaTGCAAGAAGTAGATGAATGGATTGACAAGGGTAAGGGAGGAGGTGGGCAGAGAATGGGGAGGGACTTTTCATGATTCACATTTTGTTCTTGGGGTGATGAAAAGAGTTGGAAGTAGACAACATTGACAGCTGCACAAAATTGTG from Bubalus bubalis isolate 160015118507 breed Murrah chromosome 18, NDDB_SH_1, whole genome shotgun sequence harbors:
- the LOC112580141 gene encoding protein FAM32A-like, which codes for MGSMDSYEQVQKGPLKLKGVTELDVTKRKKKKGRDKAKLLETMGKIQKNQEEELRHHLDKRTPAQVAFEKVQEKRQMERILKKASKTHKQRVQDFNRHLDTLMEHYDIPKVSWTK